Proteins encoded together in one Bradyrhizobium sp. CB82 window:
- a CDS encoding DUF3422 domain-containing protein, with protein MVDQLDLASFKLHPEREAVLGEVHARPFTGLVSSLGMVRFVFLAKGDDAASDRRRFIDFCREHNVTPPEPSAKHHQIGFGPVVLRWEQHSEFATFTWIWSTANGPAARQFGDVCDTAQSLIRALSQAGELLAAIKLEAERGDCPILRAEQIFDKNSLAMVNVKDGAGFVASDFRADDKGFTRILVCDRGLTPPDLGALVQRLLEIETYRSLALLGLSTALELAPSVDRIDRRLVEVLEKMQGAEGLKVNNHLLEELTALAVSFERDVAGSLFRFGASRAYNELVQSRLSIVEGEGVADYPTWSSFLARRMAPAIRTCATMEERQANLSDKLARAADLLRTRVDVEIEQQNRDLLRSINERSRQQLRLQSTVEGLSVGAIGYYVVSLFAYLAKGAHDVGMHVEPASVTAAFVPIAVGVIWLVSYNIRKRHLKPEDASRAPE; from the coding sequence ATGGTCGACCAATTGGATTTGGCATCATTCAAGCTGCATCCCGAGCGGGAGGCCGTACTCGGCGAAGTGCATGCACGCCCATTTACCGGTCTAGTTTCTTCGCTTGGGATGGTGCGTTTCGTGTTTCTCGCGAAGGGCGATGATGCCGCAAGCGATCGCCGCCGATTTATCGATTTCTGTCGGGAGCACAATGTAACCCCGCCAGAGCCGTCGGCAAAACATCATCAGATCGGGTTCGGGCCGGTGGTGCTACGTTGGGAGCAACATTCGGAATTTGCAACGTTCACTTGGATCTGGAGTACCGCGAACGGTCCAGCCGCCCGTCAATTCGGCGACGTTTGTGACACCGCTCAATCATTAATCCGTGCACTATCGCAAGCTGGAGAACTACTCGCCGCGATCAAGTTAGAGGCAGAGCGCGGCGATTGTCCGATTCTGCGCGCCGAACAGATTTTTGACAAAAATAGCCTCGCGATGGTCAACGTCAAGGACGGGGCAGGCTTTGTAGCCTCCGACTTTCGCGCTGACGACAAAGGTTTCACGAGAATTCTGGTCTGCGATCGCGGACTGACGCCGCCCGATCTCGGCGCGCTGGTGCAACGCCTGTTGGAAATCGAAACCTACCGCTCCCTAGCGCTGCTGGGTCTATCGACTGCGCTCGAGCTTGCGCCATCCGTCGATCGAATCGATCGCCGCCTCGTCGAGGTCCTCGAAAAGATGCAGGGCGCGGAAGGGCTAAAAGTCAACAACCATCTCCTTGAGGAACTAACAGCACTGGCAGTCTCGTTCGAAAGAGACGTGGCCGGCAGTTTGTTCCGTTTTGGTGCAAGCCGAGCATACAACGAGCTCGTGCAATCGCGATTGTCGATCGTTGAAGGCGAGGGCGTCGCGGATTATCCGACTTGGTCGTCCTTCCTGGCGCGCCGTATGGCGCCTGCGATACGAACCTGTGCGACGATGGAGGAGCGTCAGGCAAACTTATCGGATAAGCTGGCACGCGCCGCGGATCTGCTACGAACACGCGTGGATGTCGAAATCGAGCAACAGAATCGCGACCTTCTGAGATCGATCAACGAACGGTCGAGGCAGCAGCTTCGCCTGCAGTCCACGGTCGAGGGATTGTCAGTCGGGGCCATTGGATACTATGTGGTCAGCCTGTTCGCCTATCTCGCCAAAGGCGCCCACGATGTTGGAATGCACGTAGAGCCCGCATCCGTAACCGCGGCTTTCGTGCCGATCGCCGTCGGCGTGATCTGGCTGGTTAGTTACAATATTCGGAAACGACACCTTAAGCCAGAGGACGCATCCAGGGCTCCCGAGTAG
- a CDS encoding class I SAM-dependent methyltransferase has translation MRTEHLPSCVLKGGEEGRARLAVVARVLAEPTRLLLDRSEPLDGCTAIDAGCGGGDITFELAKRVGRAGQVFGLDLDEDKIVLARAEAKRRGIPNVEFCRADVTHHWPVRGVSVVSVRFVLTHLVDPGKALKQAYEALRPGGMIVVQDIDCDGEFCDPPSAAFLRKGELFIEAVRKRGGDPLIGRRLVALLEAAGFSDVHSSMVQPYGREGDVKRIPLLTFAAIRDALIQLGLTSIQEIGGITAELEAFLDRPNTTVGLPRIFHAWGRKQ, from the coding sequence ATGAGGACAGAACATCTCCCCTCCTGCGTTCTAAAGGGCGGGGAGGAGGGGCGGGCACGTCTGGCAGTGGTCGCCCGGGTGCTGGCGGAGCCGACACGCTTGCTGCTCGATCGATCCGAACCGCTCGACGGGTGCACCGCCATCGATGCAGGCTGCGGCGGTGGCGATATCACGTTCGAATTGGCAAAGCGGGTTGGCAGAGCTGGCCAAGTTTTCGGTCTGGATCTCGATGAAGACAAAATCGTTCTGGCACGAGCCGAGGCTAAGCGGCGTGGCATCCCAAATGTGGAATTCTGCCGTGCAGATGTTACACATCATTGGCCGGTGCGGGGGGTATCAGTGGTGAGTGTTCGGTTCGTCCTTACCCATCTCGTCGATCCTGGTAAGGCGCTCAAACAAGCCTACGAGGCGCTCCGACCTGGGGGTATGATCGTTGTCCAGGATATCGATTGTGACGGCGAGTTCTGCGATCCGCCGTCGGCTGCATTTCTTCGCAAAGGCGAACTCTTCATTGAAGCCGTGCGCAAGCGCGGCGGAGATCCCTTGATTGGCCGTAGGCTCGTCGCTCTCCTCGAAGCCGCAGGCTTCTCTGACGTTCACTCCTCAATGGTCCAGCCTTACGGGCGCGAGGGTGACGTCAAGCGGATTCCATTGCTGACTTTCGCCGCAATTCGCGACGCGCTGATTCAGCTAGGGCTCACCAGCATCCAGGAGATCGGCGGCATTACCGCCGAGCTCGAAGCGTTCCTTGATCGGCCTAATACGACTGTCGGCCTACCGCGCATCTTCCACGCCTGGGGACGAAAGCAGTGA
- a CDS encoding ferredoxin family protein has protein sequence MSIELAMRVEDKLFNNRYLVDTGRPHIKVRPHAKPSPQLLSMLKACPARCYELNEQGQVEATVDGCIECGTCRVVCEESGDIEWSYPRGGYGVLFKFG, from the coding sequence ATGTCGATCGAACTAGCCATGCGTGTCGAAGATAAGCTATTCAATAACCGCTATCTCGTCGATACCGGCCGCCCCCACATCAAGGTGCGGCCGCATGCCAAACCATCGCCGCAGCTTTTGTCGATGTTGAAGGCTTGCCCAGCGCGCTGCTATGAGCTCAACGAACAGGGCCAGGTCGAAGCCACTGTCGACGGCTGCATCGAATGCGGCACTTGCCGAGTCGTTTGCGAGGAGAGCGGTGATATCGAATGGAGCTATCCGCGAGGCGGCTACGGCGTGCTATTTAAATTCGGATAA
- a CDS encoding FAD-dependent monooxygenase translates to MIEEKFDAIVVGAGMAGNAAALTLAEGGMKVLQLERGEYSGSKNVQGAILYADMLEKLVPNFREDAPLERHLVEQRFWMMDDRSHTGLHYRSEDFNEDRPNRYTIIRAQFDKWFSQKVREAGATVLCETTVTDLAQDSHGKVIGVRTDRRDGEIHADIVVLAEGVNGMLGTRAGLRERPKAEKVALAVKEMHFLPREIIEARFNLKSDEGVVIEAVGTISRGMTGMGFIYANKECISLGIGCLVADFQRTGETPYGLLDRFKRHPSVAPLIEGSEVKEYSAHLIPEGGFKAIPQLYGDGWVVIGDAAQLNNTIHREGSNLAMTSGRIAAEAILQIKSRNQPMIPQYLALYKKMLDDSFVIKDLRKYKDMPALMHTRSQNFFLTYPQLVSKAMQNFLRVDGTPKIEKEKLTLRSFTSARSRRGLFGDAFRLVRAWR, encoded by the coding sequence ATGATCGAGGAAAAATTCGATGCCATCGTCGTTGGCGCGGGCATGGCCGGCAATGCGGCCGCGCTCACTTTGGCCGAGGGTGGCATGAAGGTGTTGCAGCTCGAACGTGGTGAGTATTCGGGCTCAAAGAACGTGCAGGGCGCGATCCTCTATGCCGACATGCTCGAGAAGCTGGTTCCCAATTTCCGTGAGGACGCCCCGCTTGAGCGGCATTTGGTCGAGCAGCGCTTCTGGATGATGGACGATCGCTCGCACACCGGGCTGCATTATCGCTCCGAAGATTTCAACGAGGACAGGCCGAACCGCTACACCATCATCCGCGCTCAATTCGACAAATGGTTTTCGCAAAAGGTTCGCGAAGCGGGCGCCACAGTGTTATGCGAAACGACTGTCACCGACCTGGCACAAGACTCCCATGGCAAGGTTATCGGTGTAAGGACCGATCGCCGCGATGGGGAGATCCATGCCGACATCGTCGTGTTGGCGGAGGGCGTCAACGGCATGCTCGGCACGCGGGCCGGCCTACGCGAGCGGCCGAAGGCCGAGAAGGTTGCGCTCGCAGTCAAGGAAATGCACTTCCTGCCGCGCGAGATCATTGAGGCGCGTTTCAACCTGAAGAGTGACGAAGGCGTAGTGATCGAGGCCGTAGGCACGATTTCTCGCGGCATGACCGGCATGGGCTTTATCTACGCCAACAAGGAATGCATCTCGCTGGGTATCGGCTGTTTGGTCGCCGACTTCCAGCGCACGGGCGAGACGCCTTACGGCCTGCTCGATCGTTTCAAACGGCATCCTTCGGTCGCCCCGCTTATAGAAGGCTCCGAGGTGAAGGAGTATTCTGCTCATCTGATCCCAGAAGGGGGATTCAAAGCGATACCGCAACTCTACGGCGATGGCTGGGTCGTGATCGGCGACGCCGCGCAGCTCAACAACACAATTCATCGCGAAGGCTCAAATCTCGCGATGACCTCGGGCCGGATTGCGGCCGAAGCGATCCTTCAGATCAAGTCGCGAAATCAACCGATGATCCCGCAGTATCTCGCGCTCTACAAGAAGATGCTCGACGATTCCTTCGTGATAAAGGATCTAAGGAAGTACAAAGACATGCCGGCGCTGATGCACACTCGCTCGCAAAACTTCTTCCTGACCTATCCGCAGCTCGTCTCCAAGGCCATGCAGAACTTTCTGCGCGTCGACGGCACGCCAAAAATTGAAAAGGAAAAGCTCACACTTAGATCGTTCACCAGCGCGCGCTCGCGGAGAGGTCTATTTGGCGATGCCTTTCGCCTCGTGCGCGCGTGGCGGTGA
- a CDS encoding electron transfer flavoprotein subunit alpha/FixB family protein encodes MSSTPKSRAPAAASGRAATKKELPERFKAYKHVWVFVEQERGVVHPVSWELMGAGRKLADKLKVDLAAVVIGPQGEATQQAAAQSFCYGADLVYMVADNLLADYRNESYTKALTDLVNGHKPEILLLGATTLGRDLAGSVATTLLTGLTADCTELDVDADGSLAATRPTFGGSLLCTIYTLNFRPQMATVRPRVMPMPKRVARPVGRIITQLLGLVEDDIVTKVLSFLPDRNSAKSNLAYADAVVAGGLGLGSPENFQLVHQLATALGAEYGSSRPLVQKGWVTSDRQIGQTGKTIRPKLYIAAGISGAIQHRVGVEGADLIVAINTDKNAPIFDFAHIGIVTDAIHFLPPLTAAFRERLSPHSSDRIAG; translated from the coding sequence ATGAGCAGTACCCCCAAAAGCCGCGCTCCGGCCGCCGCCTCTGGCCGTGCCGCGACCAAGAAGGAGTTGCCCGAGCGCTTTAAGGCCTACAAGCACGTTTGGGTTTTCGTCGAGCAGGAACGCGGGGTTGTGCACCCCGTGTCCTGGGAACTCATGGGTGCCGGCCGTAAGCTCGCCGACAAGCTCAAGGTTGATCTTGCTGCGGTCGTCATCGGCCCGCAAGGTGAGGCGACACAGCAAGCGGCCGCGCAGTCTTTCTGCTACGGTGCTGACCTCGTATACATGGTTGCCGACAATCTCTTGGCCGACTATCGCAACGAGTCCTACACGAAGGCTCTGACCGACCTTGTCAACGGCCACAAGCCGGAAATCTTACTCTTGGGGGCGACTACGCTCGGCCGCGATCTCGCGGGCTCGGTCGCAACTACGTTGCTTACGGGACTGACTGCCGATTGCACAGAGCTCGATGTCGATGCCGACGGTTCCCTCGCCGCGACGCGCCCGACCTTCGGAGGCTCGCTACTCTGCACGATCTATACGCTGAACTTTCGTCCGCAGATGGCAACCGTCCGCCCACGTGTGATGCCGATGCCAAAGCGCGTCGCGCGGCCTGTCGGCCGAATTATCACCCAGTTACTCGGACTCGTCGAAGACGACATCGTCACAAAAGTTCTCTCTTTCCTGCCTGACCGCAACTCAGCAAAATCTAACCTTGCTTATGCCGATGCCGTTGTCGCGGGCGGCCTTGGGCTCGGATCACCGGAGAATTTTCAGCTGGTGCACCAGCTGGCGACCGCGCTTGGGGCCGAATACGGCAGTTCGCGGCCGTTGGTACAGAAGGGCTGGGTCACTTCCGATCGTCAGATCGGCCAGACCGGCAAGACAATCCGACCAAAGCTTTATATCGCCGCCGGCATTTCGGGGGCGATCCAGCACCGAGTTGGCGTTGAGGGCGCCGACCTCATCGTTGCTATCAACACCGATAAGAACGCGCCGATTTTCGATTTCGCTCATATAGGCATCGTCACCGATGCCATCCATTTCTTGCCGCCGCTCACCGCCGCGTTCCGCGAGCGGCTGTCGCCACATTCCAGCGATCGGATAGCAGGTTAA
- the nifW gene encoding nitrogenase stabilizing/protective protein NifW — protein MMSNGILFQLGKAAAAEEFFELLGVKYDPKIVNVARLHILRRMGQYLAAEDLNAATDAEVAERCKAVLERAYADFVASSPIDQRVFKVLKEAVAPRPKKALPLVKLDRLK, from the coding sequence ATGATGTCAAACGGTATCCTTTTTCAATTAGGCAAGGCCGCAGCGGCCGAGGAGTTTTTTGAGCTGCTCGGTGTCAAGTACGATCCAAAAATCGTCAATGTGGCGCGGCTCCACATCCTGCGACGCATGGGGCAGTATCTCGCGGCTGAAGACTTGAATGCTGCAACCGATGCGGAGGTCGCTGAACGGTGTAAAGCCGTACTGGAGCGGGCATACGCCGACTTCGTAGCCTCCTCTCCAATCGATCAACGCGTTTTCAAGGTTCTGAAGGAGGCCGTCGCACCACGGCCGAAGAAAGCGCTACCCCTCGTGAAACTCGACAGGTTGAAGTGA
- the nifV gene encoding homocitrate synthase — MAFGVTVSGKLTRQIVLNDTTLRDGEQAPGVAFTTAEKLSIARVLASAGITEIEAGTPAMGYEEVSAIRAIVEASLEATIIAWCRMKRSDVDAAIESGVTMVNISVPSSDLQIAAKLGIGRVAALEQLKRIVGYARDRGLDVAVGGEDSSRADVNFLIELITAAKNAGARRFRVADTLSVLDPDSAFALVAALRATTDLEIEFHGHDDLGLATANTLAAIKAGATHASVTVIGLGERAGNAPLEEVAVALKQLYGCDTGVVLPELENVAALVAAAAVRTIPLNKAIVGEHVFTHESGIHVDGLLKDQRSYQALDPQLLGRSNRFVIGKHSGIAAITALLSELRLSVSAEESRAILARVRKHAVEHKGGVGRETVMTIWREVCERSLPKGA; from the coding sequence ATGGCCTTTGGAGTAACCGTGTCTGGAAAGTTGACAAGACAGATAGTCCTGAATGACACCACGTTACGCGACGGCGAGCAGGCTCCCGGCGTGGCCTTCACAACAGCGGAAAAGCTATCGATTGCACGTGTGCTAGCAAGCGCCGGGATCACCGAGATCGAGGCCGGCACGCCGGCGATGGGCTATGAAGAAGTCAGCGCGATCCGCGCAATTGTCGAAGCTAGCTTAGAAGCGACAATCATAGCCTGGTGCCGGATGAAACGTTCTGATGTCGACGCAGCAATCGAATCTGGCGTCACGATGGTTAATATTTCGGTCCCATCCTCCGACCTGCAAATAGCCGCCAAGCTCGGCATCGGTCGGGTCGCCGCGCTCGAGCAGCTGAAGCGGATCGTGGGCTACGCTCGCGACAGGGGGCTCGATGTCGCGGTCGGAGGCGAAGACTCCTCGCGCGCCGACGTCAACTTCCTAATCGAGCTCATCACCGCGGCAAAAAACGCCGGCGCCCGTCGCTTCCGTGTCGCTGACACGCTCAGCGTGCTCGATCCCGATTCGGCCTTTGCGCTGGTGGCGGCGCTGCGTGCCACCACAGACCTCGAGATTGAATTCCACGGCCACGACGACCTGGGCCTTGCAACCGCCAACACGCTCGCCGCAATCAAGGCCGGTGCAACGCATGCCTCAGTCACTGTGATCGGCCTCGGCGAGCGGGCTGGCAACGCGCCGCTGGAAGAGGTCGCAGTTGCGCTCAAACAACTGTATGGATGCGATACCGGCGTCGTGCTGCCGGAACTCGAGAATGTCGCTGCCCTCGTCGCGGCCGCCGCCGTCCGTACCATCCCGCTCAACAAAGCGATTGTCGGCGAGCACGTCTTTACGCACGAATCCGGTATCCATGTCGATGGTCTCCTGAAGGATCAGCGCAGCTATCAGGCGCTCGATCCACAACTGCTCGGTCGCTCCAATCGATTTGTAATCGGCAAACATTCGGGGATCGCGGCGATCACAGCGCTGCTGTCTGAATTGCGGCTTTCCGTCAGCGCCGAGGAAAGCAGGGCGATTCTTGCGCGCGTCCGCAAGCATGCTGTTGAGCACAAGGGTGGGGTGGGGCGCGAGACCGTGATGACGATCTGGCGCGAGGTCTGCGAGCGCTCCCTGCCCAAGGGGGCGTAA
- a CDS encoding transcriptional repressor: MRPTRQRALLAQLLFARGDRHVTAEMLFNEAIEANIELSIATVYNTLNQFAKAGLLRRVMPNRSRLFFDTDTSIHPHFYIVGEGILINIPEKLLFAQMPKALPGHEISRLDVIIYIRRTVDI, translated from the coding sequence GTGCGGCCGACGCGCCAACGTGCACTGCTGGCTCAGTTACTCTTCGCAAGGGGCGATCGCCATGTCACCGCCGAAATGCTCTTCAACGAGGCGATCGAAGCCAACATCGAGCTATCGATTGCGACCGTATACAACACGCTAAACCAGTTCGCGAAAGCTGGCTTGCTGCGCCGAGTCATGCCCAACCGCTCAAGACTGTTCTTTGATACCGATACCAGCATACATCCGCATTTCTATATCGTCGGCGAAGGCATTTTGATCAATATTCCCGAAAAGCTCCTGTTTGCGCAGATGCCGAAGGCCCTACCGGGCCACGAGATTTCTCGGCTCGACGTCATCATTTACATCCGTAGGACAGTCGACATCTGA
- a CDS encoding nitrogen fixation protein NifQ translates to MELSAIVAEERRFDAISIPSGGLPADRRQAGIELYRLLIGCDPADADVSDNGDFDRHVLASVLCAAVMDGGPLPDRAGLTTEDLNKLLAQCFSSAPIRNLVSMENVVPTSDEEIMLRDLLLAQRSTEGETSRWLAAMIARRAMEPNHLWEDLGLRERLELSRLLARHFAPLAAQNIKNMRWKRFFYRRLCEEEGLVMCTTPVCTQCNDFNHCFGEETGESRMAERRRDYLRGVEVMSEPPAIRRRE, encoded by the coding sequence ATGGAGTTGTCGGCAATTGTAGCGGAGGAGCGGCGATTCGATGCGATCTCAATTCCGTCGGGCGGCCTCCCCGCTGATAGACGGCAGGCCGGAATCGAACTCTACCGTCTTCTAATTGGCTGCGATCCGGCAGACGCCGACGTCAGTGATAATGGAGATTTTGATCGGCATGTGCTCGCCTCAGTTCTTTGCGCCGCTGTGATGGATGGCGGACCGCTTCCTGACCGGGCGGGCCTGACCACGGAGGACCTCAACAAACTGCTGGCGCAGTGTTTCTCATCAGCGCCCATACGCAACCTCGTCTCGATGGAAAACGTCGTTCCGACCAGCGACGAGGAGATCATGCTGCGCGACCTTCTGCTTGCACAGCGATCGACGGAGGGTGAGACCAGCCGCTGGTTGGCAGCCATGATCGCGCGGCGAGCGATGGAGCCGAACCATTTGTGGGAAGATCTCGGGTTGCGGGAGCGGCTTGAGTTATCGCGCCTCTTGGCGCGTCATTTCGCACCCCTGGCAGCGCAAAATATCAAAAATATGCGCTGGAAGCGCTTCTTCTATCGCAGATTGTGCGAGGAGGAAGGTTTGGTCATGTGCACGACGCCTGTGTGCACACAATGCAACGATTTCAATCACTGTTTCGGCGAGGAGACCGGCGAGAGCAGGATGGCGGAGCGCCGCCGCGACTATCTGCGGGGAGTGGAGGTCATGTCGGAGCCACCAGCAATCCGCAGGCGCGAGTGA
- the nifH gene encoding nitrogenase iron protein, whose product MESNMSLRQIAFYGKGGIGKSTTSQNTLAALAEMGHKILIVGCDPKADSTRLILHAKAQDTILSLAASAGSVEDLEIEDVLKVGYKDIRCVESGGPEPGVGCAGPGVITSINFLEENGAYEDIDYVSYDVLGDVVCGGFAMPIRENKAQEIYIVMSGEMMAMYAANNISKGILKYANSGGVRLGGLICNERQTDKELELAEALAKKLGIQLIYFVPRDNIVQHAELRRMTVLEYAPDSKQAEHYRNRASKVHNNGGKGIIPTPISMDELEDMLMEHGIMKPIDESRVGRTASELAAISA is encoded by the coding sequence ATGGAGAGCAACATGTCACTGAGACAAATCGCGTTTTACGGCAAGGGCGGTATCGGAAAATCGACCACATCACAGAACACGCTCGCAGCGCTTGCCGAGATGGGTCATAAGATCTTGATCGTCGGCTGCGATCCGAAAGCCGACTCGACCCGCCTGATCCTGCATGCCAAGGCACAGGACACGATCTTGAGTCTCGCGGCGAGCGCCGGCAGCGTCGAGGATCTCGAGATCGAGGACGTCTTGAAGGTCGGTTATAAGGATATCCGCTGCGTGGAATCCGGTGGTCCGGAGCCCGGCGTCGGGTGCGCTGGGCCGGGCGTCATTACGTCGATTAACTTCCTGGAAGAGAACGGCGCCTACGAGGACATCGATTACGTGTCCTACGACGTGCTCGGCGACGTCGTCTGCGGCGGCTTTGCGATGCCGATACGCGAGAACAAGGCGCAAGAGATCTACATCGTCATGTCCGGCGAGATGATGGCGATGTACGCCGCCAATAACATCTCCAAGGGCATTCTGAAGTATGCCAATTCCGGCGGCGTGCGGCTCGGCGGCTTGATCTGCAATGAGCGGCAGACCGACAAGGAGCTGGAACTGGCGGAAGCGCTCGCCAAGAAGCTCGGCATCCAGCTGATCTACTTTGTTCCCCGTGACAACATCGTCCAGCATGCCGAGCTACGTCGCATGACGGTGCTGGAATATGCGCCGGACTCCAAACAGGCGGAGCACTATCGCAATCGCGCGTCCAAAGTCCACAACAATGGCGGCAAGGGCATCATTCCGACGCCGATCAGCATGGACGAACTTGAGGATATGCTGATGGAGCACGGCATCATGAAGCCAATCGACGAAAGCCGGGTCGGAAGGACCGCTTCCGAGCTCGCCGCCATTTCGGCGTGA
- a CDS encoding ArsC/Spx/MgsR family protein, with the protein MATVLFWQKPGCATNARQIRALEAAGHRVVAKNLLTELWTAPNLLTFFGDTPVRSWFNPAAPQVKSGAVKPVSINAIDAIALLLENPLLIRRPLIEASNMKCAGFDREPVLSLLGGCPRRELLNCTRTEALLPCTSARHFYDADR; encoded by the coding sequence ATGGCTACTGTTCTGTTTTGGCAGAAGCCCGGCTGCGCCACGAACGCGCGCCAGATTCGCGCCCTTGAGGCGGCGGGACATCGCGTCGTTGCAAAGAACTTGCTGACCGAGCTCTGGACAGCGCCAAATCTGCTCACTTTCTTTGGTGACACGCCGGTTCGATCCTGGTTCAACCCCGCCGCGCCCCAGGTGAAATCGGGCGCAGTTAAGCCGGTGTCGATCAATGCAATCGACGCGATCGCCTTGTTGCTCGAAAATCCTCTGCTGATCCGGCGTCCACTGATCGAAGCCAGTAATATGAAATGTGCCGGATTTGACCGGGAACCCGTACTGTCACTGCTGGGCGGATGCCCGAGGCGCGAGCTTTTGAACTGCACGCGCACGGAGGCACTATTGCCTTGTACCAGCGCCCGGCATTTCTACGACGCGGACAGATGA
- a CDS encoding (2Fe-2S) ferredoxin domain-containing protein, producing MNEFELPQLYRHHVFSCHTQRPPDHPHGSCGTAGGGPLWERLGKAIEARGLTDVGLTAAGCLGFCASGPLMVVYPDGVWYRPRSPEDIDEIVDSHLKNGRRVDRLVIVLTRS from the coding sequence ATGAACGAGTTTGAACTTCCGCAGCTCTACCGGCATCACGTTTTTTCCTGCCACACTCAGCGCCCACCGGACCATCCGCACGGCAGCTGTGGGACGGCAGGCGGTGGACCTCTGTGGGAACGGCTCGGCAAAGCGATCGAGGCGAGAGGCCTCACCGATGTCGGCCTCACAGCAGCCGGCTGTCTCGGGTTCTGCGCCTCCGGTCCCCTGATGGTCGTCTATCCTGACGGTGTCTGGTATCGTCCGCGTAGCCCGGAAGACATTGACGAGATTGTTGACTCCCATTTGAAAAATGGCCGCCGTGTCGACCGCCTCGTCATCGTGCTGACGCGGAGTTAG
- a CDS encoding BolA/IbaG family iron-sulfur metabolism protein, with protein MGMAGSEIEALIREAFPDADVIVTELGGTGCYCGARIVSQIFAGKSRIQQHQMIYEALKGKKANTFQALVLKTTVPK; from the coding sequence ATGGGGATGGCTGGATCGGAGATTGAGGCCTTGATCCGCGAGGCGTTTCCCGACGCCGATGTAATCGTGACCGAGCTCGGAGGCACCGGGTGTTACTGTGGCGCACGAATCGTGTCACAGATCTTTGCCGGAAAGAGTCGTATCCAGCAGCACCAGATGATTTATGAGGCGCTAAAGGGCAAGAAAGCCAACACGTTCCAGGCGCTTGTGCTTAAAACCACCGTCCCAAAATGA